TTCCCGACGCCGCAGTTCTTCGGTGAGGAGAGGGCGAACTTGATGGTCCACTGACGCAGCGTCTCGCGACTGACTCGAATGCCGCGGTTCTGGAGGATCCTCAGCGGCACGCGGTGGCGCTCGGGTTTGCCGCCAGTCGCACCGGATTCGTCGACCGCCGCTCATCTTCCCAGAACCGCTGGGGCCGTTGAACCTGTGAGAATGTCAGGGCACGTTCAGGACTGTGAAACTGGTGCCAGCTGTGGTGCCGATCCCGATCAGCAGTGCCCGTCCATCCGCCCGAAAGACTAGGGGAAAGCTCTCCAGATCCTGAACCACTTCAGGCAACGTCCAGAGTTTCCGCTGCCCAGAGTTCACGTTCCCCAGCACCAGTTGTGTGCTCCCTTCTTCGAGATAGGCGACCTGCTGTCCGTCCGGTGACACGGCCAGTGCTTTGACGCGGCCCAGGGTCGGCCAGGTCTGCAGCTTCTTGCCGGTCGCCGGGTGATAGACCTCCACGGCCAACGGCTTCGGAGTCTGTCCCCGTTCCAGCTCGGAGGCAGCGACCGCCAGCACGCGGCAGTCGGCGCTCACAGCTCCTAGACGGCGTTCTTCGGGCAGGCTGAAGCTGAAATTGTTTCGTTCCAATCCAGCGAGCTGCCAGGACGAGGTGCGCAGTCCTGCGCCGCCGCTCTGGAACACCAGGGTCGTTTCACACACGCTGTTCCCGCCGGGCGTCAGCTGCGCTGTCTCGCTGTTTGAGCTGCGGTACACCTGCCCAGGAAGCTCTCCTAAAAACACCTCTCCGTGTCGGCGCAACAGGGGTGCCAGTGGAACGACCCGGCCGCCCATGACGACAGCGGCGTCCCGCTTGGTAAAGCCAGCGATGTCACGGGCCCCCACCACCGATGGGCCGAGCGCCTGGCCTGTCTTCACGCTCCAGAAGCGCAGCTGTTCCGACGTGGCGTCTCCACTCACCAGCGTGGTTCCTGTTTGACTGAACTGCAGACTCGTCACACCGGACGCGTCCACCCTCCAGCGGAGTTGGTTCGCGTTGAGATCGTACAGGGATATCCAGCCATCGTCCGCAGCGAGTGCGAGCAGGTGCGTGTCGCGGCTGAAGGCGGCGGCAGTGATGCTGGGCTGCGGCAGGGCGTACACCGTGAGCTGTTTGCCCTGCGGCGTCAGCGTCATGGCTCCCACCCCGGTCGCGCTGAGGATGTTCGTTCCCTGCCAGGCGACACCGCGTACATCGATTCCGGTATTGCTCGGCAGGACCGACGGCAGCCGCTTCCAGGTCTGCAGGTTCCACAGGCGAGGCGTGCTGCTTCCATTGGACAGCAGGGTTCGGTCATCGGGGCTGAAGGCGAGCTGCGTCGTGTTGTCGGCGTAACTTGGCAGCGAGCGCCCGCGTCCGCTCGCCAGGGTGTAGACCGTGACCGACTGGTTGTCAGCTCTGGCGAAGCTCATTCCCCATCCCACCGCCAGACGCTTGCCTGCACGGTCGTAGGTCAGGGCCGTGGCTGCCGCGGGCGTCAGTGGGTCGTCCAGGGGGGCAGATCCTCCCCTGGCAGGCGAGTCAATGTCGGGAGAGGCACGAGGTCGGACAGCCGGTACCGCAGGACAGACGAGCCGTGCAGCACGGCCGCTTCGCTGGCATCAGGGCTCAGGGCAACGGCGCCATTGGCGGCAGAGAGGGAAGGAACGGACGGCAGGGGCACCGTCTTCCACTGCCCCAGGTGCTTGATCAGCAGGGAATCCGGGCACGACACGGCAAGCGTCTGCCCATTCGCCGCGAGCCGGACTGCCTGATACGGTTTGAGCGGCCCACAGAGGGTGTCGCCCAGCCGCTGAATGTGTAGGTCGTCCACCTGCACCAGCGTGCCCGTCACATCCATCGCCAGCACATGCTGACCGCTGTAGACGATCTCCGTCAGGACGCGCCCGGTGGGGGAGAGGAGGTGTTGGCGCTGACCCTGCGCTGTGAACAGGCCCAAGCGGTCAGCAGACGTCACCGCAACCTGTCGTGCGTCACTTCGAACAGCCACCTGAGTGGCGGGACCGGCAGGAAGCGTGCCCTGTGCCTGCAGGCTGACGCCCCCAGCAACACCACAGACCAGCAGCATCGGCAGCGCAACGAGCGACCGACGGTCTGCCCGGCGCCCAGCTCTGCGGTCAACATCCTGGGGAACAGCGTCAGCGGCGGACGCCTGAGCTGCGCATGAAGACGCCAGCAGACTGTCGGGCAATACCGATGCTGTCCGGCCGCTCTGCGGGTGCTGCGGCGGATGGCCGAGCTTCTGGACGAGCTGCCGAAGCCGCCCGGCGGCCGCATCGACGTGGTGGCGCACGCGCTGACTGGAAACGCTTGCTGAGTGGCCGCTCATGCGGCGAGTTCCATACGAGACACTGGATCCATGGCGATGTGCATGTCGATCACTCCTCGAAGAAAAGAGTTGCCCAGGGGCGTTGGAGCGCATCAGGAACGTTGAATGACGATCTCCGGACGCGGCCTGCAAATTCGATCACCCTACGGGAGAAAGGCCCCGTTGCTCTCCGGAAACACGGCGTTCATGCTGCTCCAGCCAAGGCCAACGGTTTACATGCTGCGTGTGCCTGCGTCTTGAAGACCGCCACTATAGTTGCCGGAGATGACAGCGGGAGGCGGCTGCGCATGCGCGTGGGCGGCGAAGCCTGAGAGGGCCACGAGAGCCAGCTTCGAAACAGCGGGTGTGCGAGTCATACGATCCTCCGGGTAGGTGCGGCGAGTGGACCTTGAATTCGGCGGGCTCGGGATGCGGGCTACTCTGCCGGCTTTCCATCCCTGTGAAGGCAGTGTGCCGTGTGTGTTGTCCCGAATGCCTGAGACCAGCGCTGTCCCAGATGGGGGGACATGTGCCTGTGACGCGTTCGAGCCGAATTTGGGACTCGCGGCGATCGAAACGGTGGTCTCACTGCTCCTGAACGAGGGGCGTGGGGGTTCAAGACGGCTGCAGCGACCGCATTCGGATGTGTGCGGTGAGGTTTCCGCTGGCTCCAACGTGACGGAAGTGGCCTGGAGCGGGACGAGTGCGATTCCAGGTTTCTCTGTTCGGGTGGACCTGTTGTTTGGTGGAGGACCGAGAAGCAGAACTTTAACATCCAGGCCTTTTCGGCAAACAGGCAGTGCACATCCTGAACGTCATACGGCAGGAACTGGAATGCCGCTGACCGGAAGGAGCTCTGCGCAATGACGTTGGCGACGTTCCTTCCCAGGCCGGAGCCACTGCGCCTGCATCACCGGACATCAAGCTGTGGCGCACGGCGACCTGAGTATCCACACCGAGGAAACGGCGCATTTTTTCAGTTCCCGCAGGTCTCACGTCGTGTCGTAATGTCCCTGAGATTTTCTGTCTGTTGCCCAGTCTATCGCTGTGTTGATCGCCACTTTAAAAGCTGACACCGCGCGTCCTTCTGGAGAAGCATCCATATCGCTGCGGTCAGGCTCACGACACCTTGGAGCCAACTGAAAATATTCATCAATGACCCTGAGGAGATTGATTTATTTTCTCTTCTCTGCACGGCGACAGAGCTTGTTGGCGAATCTTTGGTTGATCGTCGCAGAGGCCCACGCCCCGTCTGCCTTGAACTGTAGCAGCGGCAACGCTCCACGATCACTCAGCTGGCGGCATGATGGGTGGTTCCTGTCGCTTGCGTCTGGTCAACGTATCCAGTGCCTGAAGCCCTTCTGCGATGTAGGCAGCCAGCGGAACGGTACTTTGTCCTGCAAGCCAGCGTTCCAATGCTGTTCCTAAGACAGAGATGGCGAGGTCGGCGGCAAGTGTGGCGACAAGTTCTGGTGTGCCCCGCTGTAAAAAACCGGTCATCATGGCCTCTCTCAGGGTCGCCATCTTGCGCCGCTTGCGGTCTTGCAGACTGGGGTCCGTCTCGATAATGCGGTGCTGGAGGAGCAGGATGTCTCGCCGTGTCGCAAAGACCTGCTCGGCAAACTGGCTGAGCTGAGTCGAGATCAGTGTCATCGGTTCCAGCGTTGGAGGAGCTTCGGCCATCAGACGCTGGACAAAGCGAGGAACGTCCGCATCGGCTCGGAACAGGACGTCGCGCTTGTCTGCGAAATGGCGGAAGAAGGTACGGGTTGTCAGACCTGCACGGGTGGTGATCTGCGGCACTGTCGTCTCGACGAACCCTTGCTCAAGAAACAGGTCCAGCGCTGCTTGCTCCAATCGGTCTGCTGCTCCTGCCTGCCACCTTGCCATACAGACAGTATAAGTGTTGACACTTCATGTCATCACTGGCTACAGTAATGACACTGCGTGCCGTCATTGGCGACGCCCAGAGGAGCTCCCCCTATGCCCAGCAATACTGCCGCCTGGTTTATCAAAGGTCACCCCACACTGAACGTCGCGCCGGCCCCATATACCCAGCCCCGTACAGGCGAAATCGTCGTTCATACCCGTGCCATCGCGATCAATCCGGTGGACTGGCTCATCCCGCACATCGGACGCTTCGCCTACCCCTGGCTCAAATCGCCCGCTGTTCTGGGCTTTGACCTTGCCGGCGAGGTGGTTGAGGTCGGGCCGGGCGTCACCCGGTTCCATGTGGGCGACCGGGTCCTTTCGCTCGCGGTCGGCACCGAGAAGACGCGGAATACTCCCGCAGAAGGCGCTTTCCAGGCATACGCAGTGGTCCTGGAACGTCTGACCTCTCCTCTTCCTGACCACCTGAGCTACGAACAGGCCGCTGTGCTGCCGCTGGCCTTGTCCACCGCGGCGTGTGGTCTGTTTCAAACGGATCAGCTGGCCCTTCAGCACCCATCCGCCACGCCTGTCCCCACCGGACAGACGCTCCTGATCTGGGGCGGTTCAACCAGCGTCGGCAGCAATGCCATTCAGCTTGCTGTCGCCGCAGGGTATGAAGTCATCACGACGGCCTCACCCCACAACTTCGAGTATGTCAGGACGCTCGGAGCCAGTCAGGTCTTCGACTACCGGAGCGGGACGGTCGTACCGGATCTGATCGCAGCACTTCAGGGAAAAACGCTCGCTGGTGCGCTGTCGATCGCCAGTGGGTCTGCTGCAGCCTGCATGGACGTGCTCCGAGCGTGCGAGGGGCGGAAGTTCCTTTCTCTGGCCAGCACGCCCATTTCCTTCGAGCCGCTCGCTCAGCAGCCGCACTCCCCGCTCCTACTGCCACGGCTGATGGGTCAGATGCTGGGGGCGACCGCCGTCCTTCAGCTTAAAGCTCGGCGTGCGGGCATCCGTACGAAGTCCATCTGGGGCGGTTCGCTGATGAACGACGAGGTTGGCCCGTTGGTGTTTGAAACATTCCTCCCATCTGCACTGGCAGAGCGGCGCTACGTCACCGCTCCGGACCCGGAAGTGATCGGACATGGTTTGCAGGCCATTCAGCAGGGTATAGAGAGACAGCAACGCGGAGTCTCAGCCAGGAAGATCGTTGTCTCACACTGAGAGAAGTTGCTGACTTCTCCGTTGTCCTAAACGTTAGACAACATGACTCACCGGGACGCGCTCCACGCTCTGGAGCAGGGAAAGCGCTTGAATGGCCGCCCCGTAACGCCAGAGATTGTCGGTGTGAATGACATCTGGACGTCAGGGGTACGCTTCATTTCCAGTGAGCGTGCTGGAAGCAGACAAAAGAATCCAGAATATATACAAGTCTGAATGAATAGGGAGACAAAGGAAATATAAGTGGGCCGTGCAACATAAGCCTTTACTCCTGCCCTAACCGCTGAAGCAGGAGCCAGAGCAGGGGAGAAGATTGGGACGACGAAGGCACGATGCTGCCAACGCCAGGATCCCCGCCGCACCTTACGAAGTGACTGTTCGCGTCAAGATGGTCCACCGAGGCTCCAGCGTTGGCAGCTGGAACTGAGGCTGATACCCCAGCAGATCGGCCAGTCGTAGGGACGGCACATTCTCTGGCTGAATGATGCAGAAACTCCGGTCGGCGATCCGCTGCTGATCATGCCATTTCAACACTGCGGTCATGGCTTCGCGGGCGTACCCTCGCCCGTGTGCCCAGGGCATCAGCACCCAACCGGCCTCTGGCAGGGCATCGAATTCAGGCTGGTTGTCCAGCAGGGTTCGCTTGAAGCGGGCCAGCCCCAGTTCCCCGACGAAGCGCCCAGTGGTCTGTTCGAAGACGAGCCAGTAGCCGTACCCGAAGAGCGCCCAGTGTCCCGGGTGACGCAGCAGCCGGGTCCAGACGTCCTGACGGGCGAGCGGCTGTCCGGTGGTGTACTGAATCACCGCCGGGTCCTGCCAGAGCGCCACACAGGCGTCCAGATCATTTGGTTGATGGCCGCGCAGGAGCAGGCGGTCGGTGGTCAGGGTTGGAGCCGTCGACATACGGGTATGCTGACAGATGTGTAGGGGTGACATCGCTGGGTCATTATTCGTGCCAGTGGTGATCGTTGGTAGGGCGTGGGCGTCTTCGTCTGCGGCTACCTGTGTTGGAACTTTTATACCTGTCGTCTTAAAGGCGCCGTGCTAATCCTGGAAGACGGGTTCCGAGACACGTCCGCATTGGCGGACTGTCTGCTGTGGAATTTTTTAACGTCGTGGGGCAGCAGATCTCTGCGCGTCTTTGTGCTTGCACGCTGGACATCTGAGGGCCCACACGCTCCACTTTTCAGAGGCGCTCGCCGCTGCTAAAGCGGGGCTACTCCAGGTGTCTTCAGGTGGCACGACGTTGCTCGATGTGCTGTGCCAGCAGAAGCAGATGCCCTGAGCAAGAAAATATGGGTCTTCAGAGCACGAGTGTTGTGGTACTCATTTGTATATATTTTCAGTACCTTCTGCATGGACACAAACCGTGTCCAGCCGTGTTGCCTCTGCAGGTGCAGCGCTTTGGCGAACTCCTAAGCGGGCATAGACGATGCGCCGAGAGAGCGGACTTTGCCGGCCTTCACCAGGTCGTGCAGGGCTTCGAGCGTTTCTTCCAGTGGTGTCGTGTGATCGTTCCGGTGAATCTGATAGAGATCGATGTAGTCGCTTCCAAGTCGCCGGAGACTGTGGTCAACCTCTGTCATGGATGAATTGGGAACCTGGCTGCGCGACTATCACCAAGCTGTGCAGGGCTTCAGTTAACCGCTGGCAGCCGTTTCATCTGGGGGCCGCGAGCGCCCCTCCCTGGCATGGTCGTGAACCACGGGGATTTTGGACCCTGGAATGTGATTCATCAGCAGGGCCGGGTGATCGGTGTCCTCGACTGGGATCTCGCCCGATTTGGAGACCCGCTCGACGACCTGGCACAACTTGCGCTTGCAGCCGTCCCACTCAAGCCCTCTACGGCCGATCGATTGGGGGCGTCCCCGGAGCCTGCCGCCATCTCTGAGCGGTTCAACCGGCTGTGCCTCGCTTACGGAGCCGTTGACGCGCGCACGGTGCTGCGACATACAGT
The Deinococcus sp. KNUC1210 genome window above contains:
- a CDS encoding zinc-binding alcohol dehydrogenase family protein encodes the protein MATPRGAPPMPSNTAAWFIKGHPTLNVAPAPYTQPRTGEIVVHTRAIAINPVDWLIPHIGRFAYPWLKSPAVLGFDLAGEVVEVGPGVTRFHVGDRVLSLAVGTEKTRNTPAEGAFQAYAVVLERLTSPLPDHLSYEQAAVLPLALSTAACGLFQTDQLALQHPSATPVPTGQTLLIWGGSTSVGSNAIQLAVAAGYEVITTASPHNFEYVRTLGASQVFDYRSGTVVPDLIAALQGKTLAGALSIASGSAAACMDVLRACEGRKFLSLASTPISFEPLAQQPHSPLLLPRLMGQMLGATAVLQLKARRAGIRTKSIWGGSLMNDEVGPLVFETFLPSALAERRYVTAPDPEVIGHGLQAIQQGIERQQRGVSARKIVVSH
- a CDS encoding GNAT family N-acetyltransferase yields the protein MSTAPTLTTDRLLLRGHQPNDLDACVALWQDPAVIQYTTGQPLARQDVWTRLLRHPGHWALFGYGYWLVFEQTTGRFVGELGLARFKRTLLDNQPEFDALPEAGWVLMPWAHGRGYAREAMTAVLKWHDQQRIADRSFCIIQPENVPSLRLADLLGYQPQFQLPTLEPRWTILTRTVTS
- a CDS encoding WD40 repeat domain-containing protein, with amino-acid sequence MSFARADNQSVTVYTLASGRGRSLPSYADNTTQLAFSPDDRTLLSNGSSTPRLWNLQTWKRLPSVLPSNTGIDVRGVAWQGTNILSATGVGAMTLTPQGKQLTVYALPQPSITAAAFSRDTHLLALAADDGWISLYDLNANQLRWRVDASGVTSLQFSQTGTTLVSGDATSEQLRFWSVKTGQALGPSVVGARDIAGFTKRDAAVVMGGRVVPLAPLLRRHGEVFLGELPGQVYRSSNSETAQLTPGGNSVCETTLVFQSGGAGLRTSSWQLAGLERNNFSFSLPEERRLGAVSADCRVLAVAASELERGQTPKPLAVEVYHPATGKKLQTWPTLGRVKALAVSPDGQQVAYLEEGSTQLVLGNVNSGQRKLWTLPEVVQDLESFPLVFRADGRALLIGIGTTAGTSFTVLNVP
- a CDS encoding TetR/AcrR family transcriptional regulator, whose product is MARWQAGAADRLEQAALDLFLEQGFVETTVPQITTRAGLTTRTFFRHFADKRDVLFRADADVPRFVQRLMAEAPPTLEPMTLISTQLSQFAEQVFATRRDILLLQHRIIETDPSLQDRKRRKMATLREAMMTGFLQRGTPELVATLAADLAISVLGTALERWLAGQSTVPLAAYIAEGLQALDTLTRRKRQEPPIMPPAE
- a CDS encoding phosphotransferase family protein, which produces MVVNHGDFGPWNVIHQQGRVIGVLDWDLARFGDPLDDLAQLALAAVPLKPSTADRLGASPEPAAISERFNRLCLAYGAVDARTVLRHTVEYLDRMAAEIEQLGSAGVVPFAKFKANGVPGQYRAEALFITLTFPAL